The Neoarius graeffei isolate fNeoGra1 chromosome 10, fNeoGra1.pri, whole genome shotgun sequence genome has a segment encoding these proteins:
- the asb13b gene encoding ankyrin repeat and SOCS box protein 13, with product MDLHTRPTLFSEIAHGLGFWTDRSAVHEAAAHGRVAELEQLIKNGAMVNIVAVDSITPLHEACIQGQTQCVQLLLEAGAHVNARNIDGSTPLCDACAAGNLDCVKLLLEYGAMVNPPLFTFSPLHEACMGGNLECVQLMIAEGALLEAHDCHFGTSLHVACARQHVDCVKALLNAGANVNAAKIHETALHHAAKANNPEMIEMLVEFGGNVFARDNLGKKPIHYTSPGSAAALCLRFYETEPLSLQQLSRVALRSALGKRALEAMPQLGLPNRMISYLTYTLTPPSELLTSRDDRLKQTDFPSVSGE from the exons ATGGATTTACACACTCGGCCAACACTGTTCAGTGAGATTG CACATGGCCTGGGCTTCTGGACAGACCGATCAGCAGTGCACGAAGCAGCAGCTCATGGAAGAGTAGCAGAACTTGAACAGCTCATTAAAAATGGAGCTATGGTCAACATTGTGGCTGTGGACTCCATCACTCCACTGCATGAGGCTTGTATTCAAGGCCAAACACAGTGTGTCCAGCTGCTGCTGGAGGCTGGAGCTCAT GTGAACGCCCGTAACATTGACGGAAGCACGCCGTTATGTGATGCTTGCGCAGCTGGTAATCTAGACTGTGTGAAGCTGCTGCTGGAGTACGGAGCCATGGTAAACCCTCCTCTCTTCACTTTCTCTCCTCTTCATGAAGCCTGTATGGGGG GTAACCTCGAGTGTGTGCAACTTATGATAGCCGAAGGAGCGCTCCTGGAGGCTCATGACTGCCACTTCGGGACTTCGCTTCACGTGGCTTGTGCCAGGCAGCATGTAGATTGTGTCAAGGCTCTGCTGAATGCAG GTGCAAATGTAAATGCTGCAAAGATTCATGAGACGGCCCTCCACCATGCTGCTAAAGCAAACAATCCGGAGATGATCGAGATGTTGGTTGAGTTTGGTGGGAACGTGTTTGCCAGAGATAACCTCGGCAAAAAGCCAATCCATTACACCAGCCCGGGTTCAGCTGCAGCACTCTGCCTCAGGTTCTACGAAA ctgAACCACTGAGTCTTCAGCAGTTAAGCAGGGTTGCACTCAGGAGTGCGTTGGGGAAACGAGCACTGGAGGCGATGCCACAGCTGGGTTTGCCCAATCGTATGATCAGCTACCTCACTTACACGCTCACTCCACCTTCTGAGCTCCTGACAAGCCGAGACGACCGACTGAAGCAGACCGATTTCCCCAGCGTGTCTGGAGAATAA